The proteins below are encoded in one region of Borrelia duttonii Ly:
- the fusA gene encoding elongation factor G, with amino-acid sequence MDYKKLRNIGISAHIDSGKTTLTERILFYCNKIHAIHEVKGKDGVGATMDSMELEKERGITIASAATHVEWKNHPINIIDTPGHVDFTIEVERSLRVLDGAILILDSVAGVQSQSITVDRQLKRYNVPRLAFVNKCDKTGANPSNVKDQLKDKLGLNSVLMQIPIGLEDKHMGVVDLVVMKAYYFEGKDGTEIIEKEIPAELLNEAEEKRKIMLDALSDFNDELMELHMEGKNVALETIYDAIRTGTLSLKLCPVFMGSAYKNKGVQLLLDAVNKFLPSPHDIQNIALDLNANEKEIKLKTDETLPTVALAFKLEDGQYGQLTYVRIYQGVLKKGQELINSRTSKKFKVGRLIRMHANNTEDIEFGSSGDIVALFGIECASGDTFCDPSINYSMTSMYIPEPVISLSIKPKDKKSADNMAKALGRFTKEDPTFKTYVDNESKETIIQGMGELHLEVYIERMKREFKAEVETGMPQVAYRETITEKAEFNYTHKKQSGGAGQFGRVAGFMEPLDTEEQTYEFVNLIKGGVIPTEYIPSCDKGFQKAMEKGTLIGFPIVGVKITINDGQYHIVDSSDIAFQLAAIGAFREAYNKAKPTILEPIMKVTLEGPTEFQGNMFGLLNQRRGIILGSSEEGTFSKVEAEVPLSEMFGFSTVLRSSTQGKAEFSMEFLRYGKVPNATFNELCKKFNEQNNK; translated from the coding sequence ATGGACTACAAAAAATTGCGCAACATAGGTATTAGTGCCCATATCGACTCAGGGAAAACCACACTTACAGAACGTATTCTATTTTATTGTAACAAAATTCACGCTATTCATGAAGTTAAGGGAAAAGATGGTGTTGGAGCAACAATGGATTCAATGGAACTTGAAAAAGAACGAGGTATCACAATTGCATCAGCCGCAACTCATGTTGAATGGAAAAATCATCCAATCAATATTATTGATACTCCGGGTCACGTTGATTTCACAATTGAAGTTGAACGTTCACTTAGAGTTTTAGATGGAGCAATACTTATTCTTGATTCCGTTGCAGGTGTCCAATCTCAATCAATTACAGTTGACAGACAATTAAAAAGATATAATGTACCACGACTTGCTTTTGTGAATAAATGTGATAAGACCGGAGCAAATCCTAGTAACGTAAAAGATCAACTTAAAGATAAACTTGGCTTAAATTCAGTTTTAATGCAAATTCCAATTGGACTTGAAGATAAACACATGGGAGTTGTTGATCTTGTTGTTATGAAAGCCTATTACTTTGAAGGTAAAGATGGAACAGAAATTATAGAAAAAGAAATCCCTGCTGAATTGTTAAATGAGGCTGAAGAAAAGCGAAAAATAATGCTTGATGCCTTATCTGATTTTAATGATGAACTTATGGAACTACATATGGAAGGAAAAAATGTGGCTCTTGAGACAATATACGACGCAATTAGGACAGGAACCTTATCTTTAAAACTTTGTCCAGTATTTATGGGTTCTGCATATAAAAACAAAGGAGTACAACTTTTACTTGATGCTGTAAATAAATTTTTACCTTCACCTCATGATATTCAAAACATAGCACTTGACTTAAATGCAAATGAAAAAGAAATTAAACTTAAAACTGACGAAACATTACCAACTGTAGCATTAGCTTTCAAACTAGAAGACGGACAATACGGACAATTAACTTATGTCAGGATATATCAAGGAGTTTTAAAAAAAGGACAAGAATTAATAAATTCAAGAACTTCTAAAAAGTTTAAAGTTGGAAGACTCATTAGAATGCATGCCAATAATACTGAAGACATTGAATTTGGAAGCAGTGGCGATATTGTAGCTTTATTTGGAATAGAATGCGCATCAGGAGATACATTCTGTGACCCTTCTATTAATTACTCAATGACATCAATGTATATCCCAGAACCAGTAATATCTCTATCAATCAAACCCAAAGATAAAAAATCAGCTGACAATATGGCAAAAGCTCTTGGACGATTTACTAAAGAAGATCCTACATTTAAAACTTATGTAGATAATGAATCAAAAGAAACAATAATACAAGGAATGGGTGAATTACACTTAGAAGTTTATATTGAGAGAATGAAACGAGAATTTAAAGCCGAAGTTGAAACAGGAATGCCCCAAGTAGCATATAGAGAAACCATTACAGAAAAAGCAGAATTTAATTATACTCATAAAAAACAATCAGGTGGTGCAGGTCAATTTGGAAGAGTTGCCGGATTTATGGAACCACTTGATACAGAAGAACAAACTTACGAATTTGTCAATCTTATAAAAGGTGGAGTAATTCCAACAGAATATATTCCATCATGTGATAAAGGATTTCAAAAGGCTATGGAAAAGGGAACCTTAATTGGATTCCCAATCGTTGGAGTCAAAATTACAATTAATGATGGACAATACCATATTGTTGATTCATCAGATATTGCATTTCAATTAGCAGCAATTGGAGCATTTAGAGAAGCTTATAATAAGGCAAAACCTACAATACTAGAACCAATTATGAAAGTAACTCTTGAAGGACCAACAGAATTCCAAGGAAATATGTTTGGCCTACTCAATCAAAGAAGAGGAATAATTTTAGGTTCTTCTGAAGAAGGCACTTTCTCAAAGGTCGAAGCCGAAGTACCGCTAAGTGAAATGTTTGGATTTTCAACTGTTTTAAGATCATCTACACAAGGAAAAGCTGAATTTTCAATGGAATTTTTAAGATATGGTAAAGTTCCAAATGCAACATTTAATGAACTATGTAAAAAATTTAACGAACAAAACAATAAATAA
- a CDS encoding KTSC domain-containing protein, producing MNTLTISHELSKICQVDYDSALSELSVFFKDGRAYKYFKIEPRHFNIISKLVQEKKSVGKYLTEHIFNKYDQERL from the coding sequence TTGAATACTTTAACAATATCTCATGAATTGAGTAAGATATGTCAGGTTGATTATGATTCTGCTTTGTCTGAACTTTCTGTATTTTTTAAAGACGGAAGAGCTTATAAGTATTTTAAAATTGAGCCAAGACATTTTAACATAATATCTAAACTTGTACAAGAAAAAAAATCAGTTGGGAAATATTTAACCGAACATATATTTAACAAGTATGATCAAGAAAGGCTTTAG
- a CDS encoding FGGY-family carbohydrate kinase: protein MNVLSIDVGTSTLKSALINSHYGILGCLDINYFDYFNVNFENFDYKIWIFALKKIMSHFMYRKIDCISISGISPCLIALDSNLIPLEVLHWNSSKVVKNYKGKSTFLPFVLSTFERGIYDKVRYFVSCFEYLIYLLTGNLVTSYPSLSYIPFIWNNIELKEYNLDTSKFPPFLRMGEIVGQVTKRASIEFGINSGINVINAGIDYLSVLIGSGAFFSGIVSNRMGTSEGFNFVSDTYLLDFSLIYPYFLDNLFIIGRIVPSGYLLQLLKDRLFQKEKSFGEFLEKISAIYTPSNIYFYLNKKELFCDYILIDPQIKNNLNEGIVGKLDDPLQIGIAILESSYFSFYNRMLNLKSCKRDILDIFVSGTNSDNLFLNKLKANIIGKDLKIFEFKHSEIAGNAILAFCCLKEFDNLEDAFKKLVKIKRIVSFNANMHEIYLEKYHNYVSNFNLFVNS, encoded by the coding sequence ATGAATGTACTCAGTATTGATGTTGGTACTAGTACTTTAAAATCTGCTTTAATAAATTCTCATTATGGGATTTTAGGGTGTCTTGATATAAATTATTTTGATTATTTTAATGTAAATTTTGAAAATTTTGATTATAAAATATGGATCTTTGCTTTAAAGAAAATAATGTCTCATTTTATGTATAGAAAAATTGATTGTATTTCTATTAGTGGTATCTCTCCATGTTTAATAGCTCTTGATTCAAATTTAATTCCTTTAGAAGTGTTACATTGGAATTCTTCTAAAGTAGTTAAAAATTATAAAGGAAAATCAACTTTTTTGCCCTTTGTTCTTAGTACATTTGAAAGAGGAATTTATGATAAAGTTAGATATTTCGTTTCGTGTTTTGAATATTTAATTTATTTACTTACAGGTAATTTGGTTACAAGCTATCCTAGTTTGTCTTATATTCCTTTTATTTGGAATAATATTGAACTTAAAGAATATAATCTTGATACAAGTAAATTCCCTCCTTTTTTAAGAATGGGAGAAATTGTTGGGCAGGTTACTAAGCGTGCTAGTATTGAATTTGGTATTAATAGTGGCATTAATGTAATTAATGCTGGAATTGATTATTTAAGTGTTCTTATTGGAAGTGGAGCTTTTTTTTCTGGAATAGTATCAAATAGAATGGGTACTAGCGAAGGTTTTAATTTTGTCTCAGATACGTATTTATTAGATTTTTCTTTGATATATCCTTATTTCTTAGATAATTTGTTTATTATTGGAAGAATAGTTCCTTCTGGATATTTATTGCAATTACTTAAAGATAGATTGTTTCAGAAGGAAAAATCATTTGGAGAATTTCTTGAAAAAATTTCTGCAATATATACGCCAAGTAATATTTATTTTTATTTAAATAAAAAAGAACTTTTTTGTGATTATATTTTAATAGATCCACAAATAAAGAATAATTTAAATGAAGGCATTGTGGGAAAGTTAGATGATCCTTTACAGATAGGAATTGCAATTCTTGAGTCTTCTTATTTTTCATTTTATAATAGGATGCTTAATCTTAAGTCTTGTAAAAGAGATATCTTAGATATTTTTGTAAGTGGGACTAATTCAGATAATTTATTTTTAAATAAGCTTAAAGCTAATATTATTGGGAAAGATTTAAAAATTTTTGAATTTAAACATTCTGAGATTGCTGGTAATGCAATTTTGGCATTTTGTTGTTTGAAAGAATTTGATAATTTAGAGGATGCATTTAAAAAACTTGTTAAAATAAAGCGTATTGTGTCCTTTAATGCCAATATGCATGAGATTTATTTGGAAAAATATCATAATTATGTTTCTAATTTTAATCTATTTGTTAATAGTTAA
- a CDS encoding ribose-phosphate pyrophosphokinase: MSLLMKKSIGIIACPGGRVFAEKIMAELNTIFLDAENKVIEQISQTSNCSKEDVLKFEGILSPFLEGLEFSNLRFDETMEIPVNFVKFANGEFKSEILKTIRNKDIFIVQDVSNTYPVTVNNNEEVVMTVNDHLMNLMTTVDACMQAKANSVSVIVPSYPYSRQDKKHSREGLTASLFGRFLEELRVKHILTLDIHSKAIENVFRKSYFENLNASYEIFDALAELIDIRDSNLVVVSPDTGAVNRNKFFASNLKRPLALLYKERDYSKVTHNVTDSNISVTKLLGDVEGKNVFMSDDILATGGTFIKAVKLLKSMGAKKIICAVSLPFFNGDAIRYFDKAYEEGYFYKIIGTNAVYHDDKLLSKPWYYEANVAHLFAGAIFAIHNRVSLQRILDRSHDIQNLISKS; this comes from the coding sequence TTGAGCTTGCTTATGAAAAAGTCAATAGGAATTATTGCATGTCCTGGAGGTCGGGTATTTGCAGAGAAAATAATGGCAGAACTTAATACAATATTTTTAGATGCTGAGAATAAAGTTATTGAACAAATTTCGCAAACTTCTAATTGTTCAAAGGAAGATGTTTTGAAATTTGAAGGAATTTTATCTCCTTTTTTAGAGGGACTTGAATTTTCTAATTTAAGGTTTGATGAGACTATGGAAATTCCTGTAAATTTTGTTAAATTTGCTAATGGTGAGTTTAAGTCAGAGATTTTAAAAACTATCAGAAATAAAGATATTTTTATTGTACAAGATGTTTCTAATACTTATCCAGTTACTGTAAATAATAATGAAGAAGTAGTGATGACAGTTAATGATCATTTGATGAACTTAATGACTACAGTAGACGCGTGCATGCAGGCTAAGGCCAATTCTGTTAGTGTTATTGTTCCTTCTTATCCTTACTCAAGGCAAGATAAAAAACATTCACGAGAAGGGCTCACAGCAAGTCTTTTTGGAAGATTTTTGGAAGAATTGAGAGTAAAACATATTTTAACATTGGATATTCATTCAAAGGCTATTGAAAATGTCTTTAGAAAGTCGTATTTTGAAAATTTGAATGCATCTTATGAAATTTTTGATGCTTTAGCTGAACTTATAGATATTAGAGATTCTAACTTAGTAGTTGTATCTCCTGATACAGGAGCTGTTAATCGAAATAAGTTTTTTGCATCTAATCTTAAGAGACCCTTGGCTTTGCTTTATAAAGAGAGAGATTACTCAAAGGTAACGCATAATGTTACTGATTCAAACATTTCTGTTACTAAATTGTTGGGAGATGTTGAGGGTAAAAATGTTTTTATGAGTGATGATATTTTGGCTACTGGTGGTACTTTTATTAAAGCAGTGAAATTGTTAAAAAGTATGGGAGCTAAAAAGATTATATGTGCAGTAAGTTTACCATTTTTTAATGGAGATGCCATTAGGTATTTTGATAAAGCCTATGAGGAAGGTTATTTTTATAAGATAATTGGAACAAATGCTGTTTATCATGATGATAAACTTCTTAGTAAACCTTGGTACTATGAAGCTAATGTTGCACATCTTTTTGCAGGTGCAATTTTTGCAATTCATAATAGAGTTAGTTTGCAAAGAATTCTTGATAGAAGCCATGACATTCAAAATTTGATTTCTAAGAGTTAA
- a CDS encoding bactofilin family protein, with protein sequence MSIDTLEFEENSTQNVIKSNFNFEGYIESSKPIIIDGILKGFINSTSSIYLREKAHVEAEIKCNNFLNHGTMKGNVEALETIKIYKTGKLIGNITTKELFIEAGASFNGNCEMEKNDK encoded by the coding sequence TTGAGCATAGATACCCTAGAATTTGAAGAAAACAGTACCCAAAATGTCATAAAGAGTAATTTTAACTTTGAAGGATATATAGAAAGTAGTAAGCCTATAATCATTGATGGCATACTCAAAGGATTTATAAATTCTACAAGTTCAATATATCTAAGAGAAAAAGCCCATGTAGAAGCAGAAATTAAATGTAATAATTTTCTCAATCATGGTACAATGAAAGGAAATGTAGAGGCTTTAGAGACAATCAAAATTTATAAAACTGGTAAATTAATTGGCAACATAACAACAAAAGAACTATTCATAGAAGCAGGAGCCTCATTTAATGGAAATTGTGAAATGGAGAAAAATGACAAATAA
- the polA gene encoding DNA polymerase I: MKEIYLIDALNIIFRNYHVMKNNPLTNSKGENVSAFIGFFKTLFFIIKEKKPENLIVTFDSETQTFRQKQYPSYKATRDAPPDNLIPQIHWIKEGLIKANIPMFELQGYEADDLIASFTKKAEQNNYLTYIISPDKDLLQLISNQTKIFKIENSSFLEMNNDYVIKKFGINKSQIKDYLSIVGDPSDNIPGIKGIGQKGASKLLNEFHTLNGIYENLSLINNKYREILLREKENAFLSYKLISLVEDLELPSLETFRLENLKEDIILLFEEYSATTLIKSYKSLLKKKNIINTMQKSIFDINKTKANKENTKDLQSTTLYANTLKTIQEENVKYKTILKKEELDLLIEQLKKASYIAIDTETTSINVYESNIIGISVSFKEFESYYIPIETKEKNSIGKEYIIQKFNELFNSQPKLIGQNYKFDYKVLKRHGFNVISAYFDTMIAAYVIDPNTKVSLDFLAAKYLMHKNIKYEEIVPQHSTLKDIPLEIASNYAAEDADITFRLFNILRKKLKEDNLESLMKNIEMPFSNVIIEMEENGIYLDSNYLTQYGHELEQELKTIENEVIQSIGIEFNLNSSKQLHTILFEKLNIIVPKNVKQDSTDIKVLETIKDQHESIEKLINYRQLAKLKNTYTDNLIEFINEKTNKIHTNFIQTKTATGRISSTAPNLQNIPIKNERGRKIRAAFKPTKGNIFISADYSQIELVILAHLSEDESLIEAFTHKKDIHIQTASKLFKVDEANITPSMRRIAKSINFGIIYRMSAFRLSQELSIKREEAQNFIDSYFNLYSKIKTFIQNQIDFVKQNGYSETLLKRRRYIREINSQNYLERTGAERMAINSIIQGSASDIMKIAMIKVYNEFKNNNLKSKILLQVHDEMLIESPEEECEKAQIIIKEMMENAYPLKIPLKTNIETGKSWGDIHQ, encoded by the coding sequence ATGAAAGAAATTTACTTAATAGATGCATTAAACATAATTTTTAGAAACTATCACGTTATGAAAAACAATCCTTTAACAAATAGTAAAGGAGAAAATGTCAGCGCATTTATTGGTTTTTTTAAAACTCTTTTCTTTATCATAAAGGAAAAAAAACCAGAAAATCTAATTGTCACTTTTGATTCAGAAACACAAACATTTAGACAAAAACAATACCCAAGTTACAAAGCAACAAGAGATGCTCCTCCAGACAACCTAATTCCACAAATTCATTGGATAAAAGAAGGATTAATAAAAGCAAATATCCCAATGTTTGAACTACAAGGATATGAAGCTGATGATCTTATAGCCAGTTTTACAAAAAAGGCAGAACAAAACAATTACTTGACTTATATTATCTCTCCAGATAAAGACTTATTACAATTAATATCAAATCAAACCAAAATATTTAAAATTGAAAATAGTAGCTTTTTAGAAATGAACAATGATTATGTTATAAAAAAATTTGGAATAAATAAATCTCAAATCAAAGACTATTTATCCATTGTTGGAGACCCCTCAGACAACATCCCAGGAATTAAAGGAATTGGACAAAAAGGTGCTTCTAAATTATTAAATGAATTTCACACATTAAATGGAATATATGAAAACTTATCTTTAATAAATAATAAATACAGAGAAATCTTACTACGAGAAAAAGAAAATGCTTTTTTAAGTTATAAACTTATAAGTCTTGTAGAAGATCTAGAATTACCATCACTTGAAACATTTAGACTAGAAAATTTAAAAGAAGATATTATTTTACTATTTGAAGAATATTCTGCAACAACCCTCATTAAATCTTACAAATCTCTATTAAAGAAAAAAAATATTATAAATACAATGCAAAAATCAATCTTTGATATCAATAAAACAAAAGCAAATAAAGAAAATACAAAAGATTTACAATCAACAACATTATATGCAAATACTCTTAAGACAATACAAGAAGAAAATGTCAAATATAAAACAATATTAAAAAAAGAAGAACTGGATTTACTAATAGAACAACTAAAAAAAGCAAGCTATATAGCAATAGACACAGAAACAACTTCTATTAATGTTTATGAATCAAATATAATTGGAATTTCAGTTTCATTTAAAGAATTTGAAAGTTACTATATTCCCATAGAAACCAAAGAAAAAAATTCTATTGGAAAAGAGTACATAATACAAAAATTTAATGAATTGTTTAACTCACAACCAAAATTAATTGGTCAAAATTATAAATTTGATTACAAAGTACTAAAAAGACATGGATTTAATGTCATCTCTGCATATTTCGATACAATGATAGCAGCATATGTTATTGATCCAAACACAAAAGTATCTCTTGACTTTTTAGCAGCAAAATATCTAATGCATAAAAACATTAAATACGAAGAAATAGTACCACAACATAGTACTCTTAAAGATATACCACTTGAAATAGCATCCAACTATGCTGCTGAAGATGCTGACATTACCTTCAGATTATTTAATATCTTGAGAAAAAAGCTCAAAGAAGACAATCTTGAAAGCCTAATGAAAAACATAGAAATGCCATTTAGCAATGTCATTATAGAAATGGAAGAAAATGGCATTTACCTTGACAGCAATTACTTAACACAATATGGCCATGAACTTGAACAAGAATTAAAAACAATTGAGAATGAAGTAATACAAAGTATAGGCATTGAATTTAATCTAAATTCAAGCAAACAATTACATACGATTTTATTTGAAAAATTAAATATTATAGTACCAAAAAATGTTAAGCAAGATTCAACAGATATCAAGGTGCTAGAGACAATAAAAGATCAGCATGAATCTATAGAAAAACTCATAAACTACAGACAACTTGCAAAACTAAAAAATACATATACCGATAATTTAATAGAATTTATAAACGAAAAAACAAACAAAATACATACGAACTTTATACAAACAAAAACAGCAACGGGACGAATTTCAAGTACTGCACCCAATCTACAAAACATACCAATCAAAAATGAAAGAGGAAGAAAAATAAGAGCAGCATTCAAACCTACTAAAGGCAATATTTTCATATCTGCAGATTATTCACAAATAGAACTTGTAATATTAGCACATCTCTCAGAAGACGAATCACTAATTGAAGCTTTTACACATAAAAAAGATATTCACATACAAACAGCATCAAAACTCTTTAAGGTAGATGAAGCCAACATAACACCTTCAATGAGAAGAATAGCAAAATCAATTAATTTTGGAATAATTTATAGAATGTCAGCTTTTAGACTTTCACAAGAGTTATCCATTAAAAGAGAGGAAGCACAAAATTTTATCGATTCATATTTTAATCTTTATTCTAAAATAAAAACTTTTATACAAAATCAAATAGATTTTGTAAAGCAAAATGGATACAGTGAAACCCTTTTAAAGAGAAGAAGATACATAAGAGAAATTAATAGTCAAAATTATTTAGAAAGAACAGGTGCTGAACGAATGGCAATAAATAGTATAATTCAAGGAAGTGCATCTGATATAATGAAAATTGCAATGATTAAAGTATATAATGAATTTAAAAATAACAATCTAAAATCAAAAATACTCTTACAAGTACACGATGAAATGTTAATTGAATCACCAGAAGAAGAATGTGAAAAGGCACAAATAATAATAAAAGAAATGATGGAAAATGCTTATCCTTTAAAGATTCCTTTAAAAACAAATATTGAAACTGGAAAATCATGGGGAGACATTCATCAATAA
- a CDS encoding Bax inhibitor-1/YccA family protein translates to MLELTQDKQEIKIKNKFLAHVFGLMSVGLLISAIFAYTTSENAIIRAIIFTNPMSYIAIILIQFGFVYAISGAINRISSGTATALFLMYSALTGVTLSSIFMIYTQGSIFYTFGITSLTFLAMSFYGHTTSTDLTKMGSYFMMGLWGIIIASILNMFFRSSGLNFLISILGVILFTGLTAYDVQNISKMDNMLEDGTEIKNRMAVVASLKLYLDFINLFLYLLRFLGQRRD, encoded by the coding sequence ATGCTTGAATTAACGCAAGATAAACAAGAAATAAAAATAAAAAATAAATTTTTGGCTCATGTTTTTGGATTAATGTCAGTTGGGCTTTTAATATCTGCAATATTTGCATACACAACATCTGAAAATGCAATAATTAGAGCCATAATATTCACAAATCCAATGTCATATATAGCCATAATACTTATACAATTCGGATTTGTTTATGCAATAAGTGGTGCAATTAATAGAATATCAAGTGGAACAGCAACAGCCCTTTTTCTCATGTACTCAGCTTTAACAGGAGTAACACTATCTTCTATATTTATGATATATACTCAAGGTTCAATATTTTATACATTTGGAATTACTTCTTTAACTTTCCTTGCAATGTCATTTTATGGACACACAACAAGTACAGATCTTACAAAAATGGGTAGCTATTTTATGATGGGATTATGGGGCATCATCATCGCATCTATACTTAACATGTTCTTTAGAAGTTCAGGGCTTAATTTTCTAATCTCAATTTTAGGTGTCATTTTATTTACAGGTTTAACAGCCTATGATGTTCAAAATATTTCTAAAATGGATAATATGTTAGAAGATGGTACTGAAATCAAAAATAGAATGGCAGTAGTAGCTTCTTTAAAACTTTACTTAGATTTCATAAATTTATTTTTATACTTACTAAGATTTTTGGGACAAAGAAGAGATTAA
- a CDS encoding tetratricopeptide repeat protein → MTNKHFDSKLRIILFLPLLCLTIKIQAQVKEDSLLLYRQGKFQEAIINTQNEIKNNSNNLDARVILIWSLIATGEYKKAELESIKGLEIKKHDSRIIQALGEAYFFQGQYKNALKHFQKYIGLDANGARIAKVYILTADSFYKLERYNEADFAYENALRFFPNNQNILLKLAKSRINAKNKILAKETLTKLLTLNPNHLEAKNLLQKIEKNNHNS, encoded by the coding sequence ATGACAAATAAACATTTTGACTCAAAATTAAGAATAATCCTTTTCTTGCCACTTTTGTGCCTAACAATCAAAATACAAGCACAAGTGAAAGAAGACTCCCTTTTACTCTACAGGCAAGGCAAATTTCAAGAAGCAATTATAAATACTCAAAATGAAATAAAAAACAATTCAAATAATTTAGATGCAAGAGTAATACTTATATGGAGCTTAATAGCAACAGGAGAATATAAAAAAGCTGAACTAGAATCTATTAAAGGACTTGAAATAAAAAAACATGATTCAAGAATAATTCAAGCATTAGGAGAAGCTTACTTTTTTCAAGGACAATATAAAAATGCTCTCAAACATTTTCAAAAATATATCGGACTTGATGCTAATGGAGCTCGAATAGCTAAAGTATATATCCTAACTGCAGATTCTTTTTATAAACTTGAGAGATATAATGAAGCTGATTTTGCATATGAAAACGCTTTAAGATTTTTCCCAAACAATCAAAATATACTATTAAAACTTGCAAAGTCAAGAATTAATGCAAAGAATAAAATTCTAGCAAAAGAAACTTTAACAAAACTGTTGACATTAAATCCTAATCATTTAGAAGCAAAAAATTTACTACAAAAGATAGAAAAAAATAATCACAATTCTTGA
- a CDS encoding SPOR domain-containing protein, whose amino-acid sequence MRDFNNNNNKGFLVALTSIVTVCAIIFLGIIIFFPNKNLASDIAGKNIILQETKNEKSTENENNQDTLSITDKPNEIIIDLTKTNKEDTNFNNNMDKNNKEIIHKKEAQIVKPNIPKKTQTQAKTLKPKKINAKASQEIKKKQNYNKLESKYDPQKEYYIQFASLSDPITADNNIQELMKYKINAKIYSATINDKDTYRVRSGPYKTISEAKIDLKKISNSNEFKDAYILTINK is encoded by the coding sequence ATGAGAGATTTCAATAACAATAATAACAAAGGATTCTTAGTAGCATTAACTTCAATTGTAACTGTTTGTGCAATTATATTTCTTGGAATAATTATTTTTTTCCCAAATAAAAATTTGGCCTCTGACATTGCAGGCAAAAATATTATTTTGCAAGAAACAAAAAATGAAAAATCTACAGAAAATGAAAATAATCAAGATACTCTATCAATAACTGACAAACCAAATGAAATCATAATTGACCTTACAAAAACCAATAAAGAAGACACAAATTTCAATAATAATATGGATAAAAATAATAAAGAAATTATTCACAAAAAAGAAGCACAAATTGTAAAACCAAATATACCAAAAAAAACACAAACACAAGCAAAAACACTCAAACCAAAAAAAATTAATGCAAAGGCAAGTCAAGAAATCAAAAAAAAACAAAATTATAATAAACTTGAAAGCAAATATGATCCTCAAAAGGAATATTATATACAATTTGCATCGCTCTCAGATCCAATTACTGCTGACAATAATATCCAAGAACTAATGAAATATAAAATAAATGCAAAAATATATTCAGCAACAATAAATGACAAAGACACCTATAGGGTCAGATCTGGACCATATAAAACTATATCAGAAGCAAAGATTGATCTTAAAAAAATATCAAATTCAAATGAATTTAAGGATGCTTACATATTAACTATTAACAAATAG
- the coaE gene encoding dephospho-CoA kinase (Dephospho-CoA kinase (CoaE) performs the final step in coenzyme A biosynthesis.), producing the protein MGRHSSIIGITGRISTGKDTVSKIISNEYDFYEINADKIGHIILEEKKNTIIKTFGNKILNNINEIDRIKLRNIVFYDKEKLQILEKITHPIIHQKIEQIILTNKSNKIIINAALLFKLDLAKFCKHIFIIKANDEIIKNRLKLNRNIDDKLIINILKWQKDIFFNKNIINSKIINIINNKSYEYLKRKIRAKMREVT; encoded by the coding sequence ATGGGGAGACATTCATCAATAATTGGAATAACTGGTAGAATATCAACCGGAAAAGACACTGTGTCAAAAATCATTAGTAACGAATATGATTTTTATGAAATTAATGCAGATAAAATAGGTCATATCATTTTAGAAGAAAAAAAAAATACAATAATTAAAACTTTTGGCAATAAAATATTAAATAATATAAATGAAATAGACAGAATAAAACTTCGCAATATAGTCTTTTATGATAAAGAAAAGCTACAAATATTAGAAAAAATAACACATCCCATCATACATCAAAAAATAGAACAAATAATATTAACAAATAAGTCTAACAAAATTATAATCAATGCCGCACTACTTTTTAAACTAGACCTTGCAAAATTTTGTAAACACATATTTATAATAAAAGCAAATGATGAGATAATAAAAAATAGGCTAAAATTAAATCGCAATATTGATGACAAATTAATTATAAACATACTTAAATGGCAAAAAGATATTTTTTTCAATAAAAATATTATAAATTCAAAAATAATAAATATAATTAACAATAAGAGTTATGAATATTTAAAAAGAAAAATTAGGGCTAAGATGAGAGAGGTAACATAA